In the Elizabethkingia bruuniana genome, ACCTTTCAGCATGTTTCTGTGGAAATCAGCTACAAGCGAACCTATATAACGGGAAGTATATGGACGGTCTTCTTCTTCTTTCTGACAATATTTAAGATAATCTTTTACACCCTGGGGGAATTTGACATAGTTTCCTTCGTTGATGGAATAGATTTTTCCTTTTGTCGGGAATTTGATATTAGGATGAGACAGATAATAAGTTCCTAATGAAGGATCCAATGTAAATCCGTTAACTCCGTTTCCGGTTGTATAAACAATCATAGTGGAAGAACCGTAGATAACATAACCTGCCGCAATCTGATTAACTCCTTTTTGCAAGAAATCTTTTGGCTGTACAGGAGTGCCAGGCTCCGTTACTCTTCTGTATATAGAGAAAATAGTTCCGACAGAAACGTTAACATCTATATTGGAAGAACCATCTAAAGGATCGATAAGTACCACATATTTACTCATATGTGCATTTTCACTGGCTTTGATCTCTATGAAATCGTCATTTTCTTCGGATGCAATACCACAAACAACTTCACGTTGTGACAAAGCATTGATGAAAATATCATTTGCCAGTACATCCAGTTTTTGCTGATCTTCGCCTTGTACATTTGTATTCCCGGCAT is a window encoding:
- the fbp gene encoding class 1 fructose-bisphosphatase, which produces MSEQSFRTLGEFIIEKQEDFRYSTGELSRLLSAIRLASKMVNREVNKAGIANIIGHAGNTNVQGEDQQKLDVLANDIFINALSQREVVCGIASEENDDFIEIKASENAHMSKYVVLIDPLDGSSNIDVNVSVGTIFSIYRRVTEPGTPVQPKDFLQKGVNQIAAGYVIYGSSTMIVYTTGNGVNGFTLDPSLGTYYLSHPNIKFPTKGKIYSINEGNYVKFPQGVKDYLKYCQKEEEDRPYTSRYIGSLVADFHRNMLKGGIYIYPSTSQSPQGKLRLLYECNPMAFLAEQAGGKASDGFKRIMEIEPTELHQRVPFFCGSAAMVTKAEEFMKNAIEATI